One genomic region from Paroceanicella profunda encodes:
- a CDS encoding class I SAM-dependent RNA methyltransferase, which translates to MQELVIDSLGHLGDGVAAGPDGPVMVPFALPGERVRGEVVAGRMPDAAILSASPLRVAPPCPQFGVCGGCTVQHLEDGALAGWKAETVRRALAARGLEAEIAGVETSPPRSRRRAVLSARRTKTGVTLGFHARASDRLVAVEDCVVIDPALLLARPAVAALARLGGSRKGEVKAHVTVSEAGLDIDLRNVKPLDGPMRVAAAGLAAEHDLARLAWEGEVVAERRPPLIAMGPAVVVPPPGAFLQATREGQAALVAAVCSILDGVGTVADLFSGCGTFSLPLAGAAEVHAVEGEAGLLAALDAGWRRATGLRRLTTERRDLFRRPLGAPELARFGGVVIDPPRAGAKAQCEELAASRVPAIAAVSCNPASFARDARTLVDGGYRLGAVTVVDQFRWTGHVELVAAFTRG; encoded by the coding sequence ATGCAGGAACTGGTGATCGACAGCCTGGGGCATCTGGGTGACGGCGTGGCCGCCGGCCCGGACGGCCCGGTGATGGTGCCCTTCGCGCTGCCGGGGGAGCGGGTGCGGGGGGAGGTCGTCGCCGGGCGGATGCCGGATGCAGCCATCCTCTCCGCCTCGCCCCTGCGGGTGGCGCCGCCCTGTCCGCAGTTCGGCGTGTGCGGCGGCTGCACGGTCCAGCACCTGGAGGACGGCGCGCTTGCCGGCTGGAAGGCGGAGACGGTGCGCCGCGCGCTCGCCGCCCGCGGGCTGGAGGCGGAGATCGCCGGGGTGGAGACCTCGCCGCCGCGCTCGCGCCGCCGCGCCGTGCTGTCGGCCCGGCGCACGAAGACCGGCGTCACCCTCGGCTTCCACGCGCGCGCCTCGGACAGGCTGGTGGCGGTGGAGGATTGCGTGGTGATCGACCCGGCCCTGCTGCTGGCCCGCCCGGCGGTGGCCGCGCTCGCCCGGCTGGGCGGCTCGCGCAAGGGCGAGGTGAAGGCGCATGTCACCGTCTCCGAGGCCGGGCTGGACATCGATCTGCGCAACGTGAAGCCGCTGGACGGGCCGATGCGCGTCGCGGCGGCCGGCCTCGCGGCGGAGCATGATCTCGCGCGGCTGGCCTGGGAGGGCGAGGTGGTGGCCGAGCGCCGCCCGCCGCTCATCGCCATGGGCCCGGCCGTCGTGGTGCCGCCGCCCGGCGCCTTCCTGCAGGCCACCCGGGAAGGGCAGGCGGCGCTGGTCGCGGCGGTCTGCTCCATCCTGGACGGCGTGGGCACGGTGGCGGACCTGTTCAGCGGCTGCGGCACCTTCAGCCTGCCGCTGGCCGGCGCGGCGGAGGTGCACGCGGTGGAAGGGGAGGCCGGCCTGCTGGCGGCGCTCGACGCCGGCTGGCGCCGCGCCACCGGCCTGCGCCGGCTGACGACGGAGCGGCGCGACCTGTTCCGCCGCCCGCTGGGGGCGCCGGAGCTTGCGCGGTTCGGTGGCGTGGTGATCGACCCGCCGCGCGCCGGGGCGAAGGCGCAGTGCGAGGAGCTGGCGGCCAGCCGGGTTCCGGCGATCGCCGCCGTCTCCTGCAACCCGGCGAGCTTCGCGCGCGACGCCCGCACCCTGGTGGACGGCGGCTACCGGCTGGGCGCCGTCACCGTGGTGGACCAGTTCCGCTGGACCGGCCACGTGGAACTGGTGGCCGCCTTCACCCGGGGCTGA
- the aroC gene encoding chorismate synthase has translation MSYNTFGQSFRVTTWGESHGPALGATVDGCPPGVPVSAEEIQHWLDRRKPGQNRYTTQRQEADAVEILSGVFEGRTTGTPIQLMIRNTDQRSKDYSEIAAKFRPGHADISYWQKYGIRDYRGGGRSSARETAARVAAGGVARAALAQLAPGLSLRGCMVQMGPHRIDRARFDWAEVERNPFWTPDAQAAQDWATYLDGVRKAGSSVGAVIEVVASGVPAGLGEPIYGKLDTDLAAAMMSINAVKGVEIGEGMNAAALTGEENADEIRMGNDGPVYLSNHAGGILGGISTGQEVVVRFAVKPTSSILQTRRTISTSGAQEEIITKGRHDPCVGIRAVPVGEAMMACVLLDHILRDRGQTGGLRGHIGG, from the coding sequence ATGTCCTACAACACTTTCGGTCAGTCCTTCCGGGTCACCACCTGGGGAGAGAGCCACGGCCCCGCGCTCGGCGCCACGGTGGACGGCTGCCCGCCGGGTGTGCCGGTCTCCGCCGAGGAGATCCAGCACTGGCTCGACCGGCGCAAGCCCGGCCAGAACCGCTACACCACCCAGCGCCAGGAGGCGGACGCGGTGGAGATCCTCTCCGGCGTGTTCGAGGGCCGCACCACCGGCACCCCCATCCAGCTGATGATCCGCAACACCGACCAGCGCTCGAAGGATTACTCCGAGATCGCGGCGAAGTTCCGCCCCGGCCACGCCGACATCAGCTACTGGCAGAAATACGGCATCCGGGATTATCGCGGCGGCGGGCGCTCCTCGGCACGCGAGACCGCGGCGCGGGTGGCGGCGGGCGGCGTCGCCCGCGCGGCGCTGGCGCAGCTTGCCCCCGGGCTCTCCCTTCGCGGCTGCATGGTCCAGATGGGCCCGCACCGGATCGACCGCGCCCGCTTCGACTGGGCGGAGGTGGAGCGCAACCCGTTCTGGACGCCGGACGCGCAGGCCGCGCAGGACTGGGCCACCTACCTCGACGGCGTGCGCAAGGCCGGCTCCTCGGTGGGCGCGGTGATCGAGGTGGTGGCGAGCGGCGTGCCCGCCGGCCTGGGCGAGCCGATCTACGGCAAGCTCGACACCGACCTCGCCGCGGCGATGATGTCCATCAACGCCGTGAAGGGCGTGGAGATCGGCGAGGGCATGAACGCCGCCGCCCTCACCGGCGAGGAGAACGCCGACGAGATCCGCATGGGCAACGACGGGCCGGTCTACCTGTCGAATCACGCCGGCGGCATCCTCGGCGGCATTTCCACCGGGCAGGAGGTGGTGGTGCGCTTCGCCGTGAAGCCCACCTCCTCCATCCTGCAGACCCGGCGGACCATCTCCACCTCCGGCGCGCAGGAGGAGATCATCACCAAGGGCCGGCACGACCCCTGCGTGGGCATCCGCGCCGTGCCGGTGGGCGAGGCGATGATGGCCTGCGTGCTGCTCGACCACATCCTGCGCGACCGGGGCCAGACCGGCGGCCTCCGCGGCCATATCGGCGGCTGA